A DNA window from Oxyura jamaicensis isolate SHBP4307 breed ruddy duck chromosome 2 unlocalized genomic scaffold, BPBGC_Ojam_1.0 oxy2_random_OJ78726, whole genome shotgun sequence contains the following coding sequences:
- the LOC118157034 gene encoding phenylalanine--tRNA ligase, mitochondrial-like has protein sequence MAMLWKFMRVARYSKTALPPKVRGILVHSRHSSSSKSVPSDFAASTPCSNTVELLGKSYPQDDYSNVTEKILSKVGKNLHNKKHHPLWLIKEQVKDHFYKHYTGRRGTPLFSVYDGLSPVVTVQQNFDSLLIPQNHASRKKEDNYYLNRDHMLRAHTSAHQWDLIHSGLDAFLAVGDVYRRDTIDNTHYPVFHQMEGVRLFSCHEVGIL, from the coding sequence ATGGCAATGCTCTGGAAATTCATGAGAGTAGCTAGGTATTCTAAAACAGCTTTACCACCGAAAGTAAGAGGGATTCTGGTCCATTCAAGGCATTCTTCTTCTTCCAAGTCTGTACCTTCAGATTTTGCTGCCAGCACACCCTGCTCAAATACGGTGGAACTGCTTGGTAAATCTTATCCTCAGGATGACTACAGCAATGTCACAGAGAAGATTCTTTCCAAAGTGGGGAAGAACTTGCATAACAAAAAGCATCACCCTTTGTGGCTAATCAAGGAGCAGGTGAAGGACCACTTTTACAAGCATTATACAGGACGCCGTGGGACTCCACTCTTTTCTGTCTACGATGGTCTTTCTCCAGTGGTTACAGTACAGCAGAATTTTGATAGTTTACTTATACCACAAAACCAtgccagcagaaagaaagaggatAACTATTACTTGAATCGTGATCACATGCTAAGAGCACACACATCAGCTCACCAGTGGGACTTGATACACTCTGGCCTAGATGCCTTTCTGGCTGTGGGAGATGTCTACCGCCGTGATACAATTGATAACACCCACTATCCGGTCTTTCATCAGATGGAAGGAGTTCGACTCTTCTCCTGTCATGAGGTAGGAATTCTTTAG